A region of Ignavibacteriota bacterium DNA encodes the following proteins:
- a CDS encoding oligopeptide transporter, OPT family, whose product MADKKFVPFVPADSNMAEMTIKALILGLIMAVVLGAANAYLGLKAGMTIAATYPAAVIGMALLKILKGSILEENFARTVGSIGESVAAGAIFTLPAFFIAGIWNPFFTFENYFAASLILVFGGILGIMFVALLRRVMVDDKELPFPESVAAAEIHKTGRSGGSNSIFLFGAMGFGALVKLMAEFKIFPAIWEKFVVFSKQTITGTTFSGQGGIFLSSPGVSPAYMGVGYIIGPKLASLNFSGGLIAWGLLTPMIFYFMSPFIDYNLWAAVLAEAKGMTLAEASTRVNDPIFQMFEIWKYIVRPIAIGGMLVGAGFTLFKMRKSLAAGIARSVGDVKKAALGESTGTDRTEKDIPFNWIILGILIVAIATFCITYFIFDTTILVAVVSSTIMIILAFFFAAVSGYLVGIMGSSNNPISGLTLTALVVTALVLVALGVTGDEGGVAAVLGVAAIVCVSAAVAGEMLQDLKAGHILGGTPWKMQVGDIVGVILSGLVMFFVLSFLNDGDIAKGLQEGYEGGFGSKSLSAPQAGLMAILSQGIVGGQMAWPLIIVGMIMGFAFILMQVKSPMLVSVGMYLPLETTFAIFIGGMIKGVVEMVNERNKFNTFQMARVENVGVLLASGLIAGEALMGLIFAGFAVFGIFMPHIFPGAPFLISLGVIGLIAYILVKIPVSKAGDPNEPAAPSGM is encoded by the coding sequence ATGGCTGATAAAAAATTTGTACCATTTGTACCTGCAGATTCAAACATGGCTGAAATGACAATCAAAGCCCTGATTCTCGGGTTAATAATGGCAGTCGTACTTGGTGCTGCAAATGCATATTTGGGATTAAAAGCCGGTATGACTATAGCCGCAACATATCCAGCCGCAGTAATCGGCATGGCATTACTAAAGATACTAAAAGGTTCAATATTAGAGGAGAATTTTGCAAGAACTGTAGGCTCAATTGGTGAATCAGTTGCCGCAGGTGCAATATTTACACTTCCGGCATTTTTTATAGCCGGAATTTGGAATCCATTCTTTACATTTGAGAATTATTTTGCTGCATCTCTAATACTTGTATTTGGTGGTATTCTCGGTATTATGTTTGTTGCACTTCTGAGAAGAGTAATGGTTGACGATAAGGAACTGCCATTCCCCGAATCAGTTGCTGCAGCTGAAATCCACAAAACCGGGCGTTCCGGCGGAAGCAACTCGATATTTCTCTTTGGCGCTATGGGATTTGGAGCCCTTGTAAAATTGATGGCTGAATTCAAAATTTTCCCTGCAATATGGGAGAAATTTGTTGTATTTTCAAAGCAAACAATAACAGGAACTACGTTCTCCGGACAGGGTGGGATATTTCTGAGTTCTCCCGGTGTAAGTCCTGCATATATGGGCGTTGGTTACATAATCGGACCGAAGCTTGCTTCACTTAACTTCAGTGGTGGCTTAATCGCATGGGGACTTTTAACTCCGATGATATTTTATTTTATGTCCCCATTTATAGATTACAATCTTTGGGCAGCTGTATTGGCAGAAGCTAAGGGAATGACATTAGCTGAAGCTTCCACAAGAGTCAATGACCCGATATTCCAGATGTTCGAAATTTGGAAATATATAGTAAGACCAATTGCAATTGGTGGTATGCTTGTTGGCGCTGGTTTTACTCTTTTTAAAATGAGAAAAAGTCTCGCTGCCGGTATTGCACGCTCAGTAGGCGATGTAAAAAAAGCCGCTTTGGGTGAATCAACCGGAACTGACCGGACTGAAAAAGATATTCCTTTCAATTGGATAATTCTTGGTATTTTGATTGTAGCAATTGCAACATTCTGTATAACTTACTTTATTTTTGACACAACAATATTAGTTGCTGTAGTATCATCAACTATTATGATAATACTTGCCTTCTTCTTTGCAGCAGTGTCGGGATATTTAGTCGGGATTATGGGCTCAAGTAATAATCCTATTTCCGGTTTAACACTTACAGCATTGGTTGTAACAGCTCTTGTTCTTGTTGCACTTGGCGTGACAGGTGATGAAGGCGGAGTTGCTGCAGTTCTTGGTGTTGCTGCGATAGTTTGCGTTTCGGCTGCAGTTGCAGGCGAGATGCTTCAGGACCTGAAAGCAGGTCATATTTTGGGTGGTACGCCATGGAAAATGCAGGTTGGCGATATCGTTGGTGTCATTTTATCAGGCTTGGTTATGTTTTTCGTACTATCATTCCTAAATGACGGAGATATAGCCAAAGGACTCCAAGAGGGCTACGAGGGCGGTTTCGGCAGTAAGAGTTTATCCGCACCTCAAGCCGGTCTTATGGCAATATTATCTCAGGGTATAGTTGGCGGTCAAATGGCATGGCCCCTTATTATCGTAGGCATGATTATGGGATTTGCATTTATACTCATGCAGGTGAAAAGTCCGATGCTTGTCAGTGTCGGTATGTACCTACCTCTCGAAACTACATTCGCAATTTTTATTGGTGGTATGATAAAAGGTGTAGTAGAAATGGTAAATGAACGAAACAAATTCAATACTTTCCAAATGGCGAGAGTTGAAAATGTGGGCGTACTTCTCGCTTCAGGCTTAATAGCAGGTGAAGCATTGATGGGACTTATATTCGCAGGATTTGCAGTATTCGGTATATTTATGCCACATATTTTCCCGGGAGCTCCATTCCTTATAAGTCTTGGTGTAATTGGTCTCATTGCTTACATATTAGTTAAGATCCCGGTAAGCAAAGCAGGAGACCCGAATGAACCTGCTGCACCATCAGGTATGTAA
- a CDS encoding 3-isopropylmalate dehydratase — translation MPKVIYKIGDDISTDIIYPGRYMATVLPTETPQYAFDDIKDLNKSLNEKPKSDQAILIGGKNFGCGSSREQAVSTLKGHNLTVIAKDFARIFLQNSINLGLNTVICPEIEAEINDDIELQPDIVINHTQGKSFPIIPLPAARKAIVEAGGLIPYTQKLLKEKLGV, via the coding sequence ATGCCAAAAGTAATATATAAAATTGGCGATGATATATCTACTGATATTATTTATCCGGGAAGATATATGGCTACTGTGCTTCCGACTGAAACTCCACAATATGCTTTCGATGATATTAAAGATTTAAATAAGTCGTTGAACGAAAAGCCGAAGAGTGATCAAGCAATTTTGATTGGTGGTAAGAATTTCGGTTGTGGATCTTCAAGAGAACAAGCTGTATCAACTTTGAAAGGGCATAATCTTACGGTTATTGCTAAAGATTTTGCGAGAATTTTTCTTCAAAATTCAATCAATCTTGGTCTTAATACTGTCATTTGTCCTGAGATTGAAGCAGAAATCAATGATGATATTGAGTTACAACCTGATATTGTTATTAACCATACTCAGGGAAAATCATTCCCGATAATACCACTTCCTGCTGCAAGAAAAGCCATAGTGGAAGCGGGTGGTCTGATTCCTTATACTCAAAAATTATTAAAGGAAAAATTGGGAGTTTAG
- a CDS encoding 3-isopropylmalate dehydratase large subunit: MPQTIVQKILAKASGKPEVNVGDVLEPKVSLAMSHENAALVLNQFLEIYNGIGETANVWDPSKISIIFDHRVPAESKKTATNQKKVREFVDQQGISKFHDVRGDEGGICHQILPEMGYVLPGSVIVGTDSHTTTHGALGAFSFGIGATEMASVWALGSILNVEVPATIKVIIEGELPKFVTPKDLILYLIGKISAEGANFKVLEFYGSTIKNMSTSGRLTICNMAVEAGATSGIVPPDEETVRYLREEAGVTGVIDIITADEDAVYDKIVEIDATKLEPQIACPHTVDNVKPVSEVEGTKVHQIVIGSCTNGRLDDIAAAAEILRGKKVAKGVRMLVFPASSRIYTQAVEAGYVTDLMKAGAVVMNSGCGPCLGVHQGALGDGETALATTNRNFKGRMGNPTSDVYLASPVVAAASALTGVITNPQKGEN; this comes from the coding sequence ATGCCACAGACAATTGTACAAAAAATATTGGCAAAAGCTTCAGGTAAACCAGAAGTTAATGTTGGCGATGTACTTGAACCAAAAGTATCGCTTGCAATGTCACATGAAAATGCTGCTCTTGTACTCAACCAGTTTCTTGAAATTTATAATGGAATAGGGGAGACTGCCAATGTATGGGACCCTTCAAAAATATCCATAATATTTGACCACAGAGTGCCTGCTGAGAGCAAGAAAACAGCTACTAATCAAAAGAAAGTACGTGAATTTGTTGACCAACAAGGTATATCAAAATTTCACGATGTTCGTGGAGATGAGGGTGGTATCTGCCATCAGATTTTACCTGAAATGGGTTATGTACTTCCCGGAAGTGTGATTGTTGGCACAGACAGCCACACAACTACTCACGGGGCTTTAGGTGCATTCTCTTTCGGTATAGGTGCTACGGAGATGGCATCGGTATGGGCGCTGGGAAGTATTCTGAATGTCGAAGTACCTGCTACAATCAAAGTTATAATCGAGGGAGAATTACCGAAATTTGTAACTCCAAAGGATTTAATTTTGTACCTTATTGGGAAAATCTCAGCTGAGGGTGCTAATTTTAAAGTACTCGAATTCTATGGCTCAACCATAAAAAATATGAGCACCAGCGGAAGACTTACAATTTGCAATATGGCAGTCGAAGCAGGTGCTACGTCAGGTATCGTTCCACCTGATGAAGAAACTGTCAGGTATCTGAGAGAGGAAGCAGGGGTAACAGGAGTTATTGATATAATTACAGCTGATGAAGATGCTGTTTATGATAAAATTGTTGAGATTGATGCGACCAAACTAGAGCCTCAAATAGCATGTCCTCATACTGTTGATAATGTAAAGCCGGTTAGCGAAGTTGAGGGTACAAAAGTGCATCAGATTGTTATCGGTTCCTGTACTAACGGCAGGCTTGACGATATAGCCGCAGCTGCTGAGATACTTCGTGGCAAAAAAGTGGCTAAAGGTGTAAGAATGCTCGTATTTCCTGCATCATCAAGGATTTATACACAGGCTGTTGAAGCAGGATATGTTACCGACCTTATGAAAGCCGGTGCTGTAGTTATGAATTCAGGATGTGGTCCATGTCTTGGGGTGCATCAGGGTGCTTTGGGCGACGGTGAAACAGCTCTTGCCACAACCAACAGAAACTTCAAAGGTCGTATGGGGAATCCTACTTCAGATGTCTATCTTGCATCGCCGGTAGTTGCAGCAGCTTCAGCTCTGACCGGCGTAATTACTAACCCTCAAAAAGGAGAAAATTAA